The following nucleotide sequence is from Thermodesulfovibrionales bacterium.
TTCTGGATCTTTTCTGGCATGAGGATCTTTATAGCCTGATTGCCGAAATAGCCGTTGACCTGTGAAACGCTCTTCACCGCGTTCTCAGTCCCGACAGACAGGGCTTCCTTCAGCCCGGAAGCGGTTGTCGCTTCGTCAGTCCCCCCTTTCCCGGAGAGGCCTGCGCCTTTTTTTACGTCATCGAGCAGGCCGGCATGGGTAAGAAATACGAAAACACCGAGGACAAGGAAAATCGTAAGCAGCAGCTTCTTCATCTGCGACTCCTTCCTTCCACAATAAGGGTAAAGCCTCCCGCACCACCTCTCTGAGCGGATCTCCCTTCATTTCCTAAACCTTTCCGAAGACATACTTTGCCATCAATTGCTCGATATCTATGGCGGACTCCGTCTCTCTGATCCTTCCGCCCCCGGGAAGGATTTTCTCAGAAGCTCCGGGCGTTATCTGGATATATTTTTCACCGATGAGGCCCTTCGTCTTCACCGATGCGATCGCATCCTCCTGCACCTTGATACCGGTGTTAATGCTCAGTTCGAG
It contains:
- a CDS encoding DUF4197 family protein, whose protein sequence is MKKLLLTIFLVLGVFVFLTHAGLLDDVKKGAGLSGKGGTDEATTASGLKEALSVGTENAVKSVSQVNGYFGNQAIKILMPEKIQKVADVLKKVGYQKEVDEFILSMNRAAEKAAPKAA